In Methanobacterium paludis, the following proteins share a genomic window:
- a CDS encoding DHH family phosphoesterase, with translation MIKRCLECKGKGYKVISYKECETCNGTGVKSEVDLKKHFKGVATKAVKHFQLDGEEEVPCDVCGGKGEVEVHETCPVCNGKGEKNVCKKCGKEIDSGDFCDGCEVKETVYALHPSCDIDDLEVGSNYKGKITRVENYGVFVSLSKKAYGLLRMRSPGYRVGDELFVKIIEIKRGKGEVDLTQSNIKGGYELVNLRKNVPRVKIGDVTTKSMGKTVKLVGEIVQIQQTSGPTIFTVSDETSTTWAAAFDEPGVRVYPSINTGDIVEIIGEVSLHGGKIQIESESVEAVDGDEASEARRLINEAIDEKAKPEDTEFLIQSETLEKLKPKMMAAAKAIRRAILDGRSVLVRHHADADGICAGVAIEKAVVPLLKEINNDSDAEWHFFKRAPSKAPFYEIEDVVKDLSFSLEDTERHGQKLPLLVLLDNGSTEEDILAIMQVKIYDIEVVVIDHHFPGEVNDGKVAVDEYVDTHVNPYLVGGDSQITAGALAVEVAKMINPEVEDKLMHLPGIAAVGDHARSTEAKAYIKLAEEKGYTEEDLDKVATCIDFEAFFLRFMNGRGLIDTILGLGNKEKHEKLVDALYNESQKRVATQMKAALPNLKTKELPNGLVFSILDVEKFAHKFTYPAPGKTCGFVHDNIVQSYGEQRPIITLAFGPDFSVIRATDAVNEMYGFNLNNIVSKLAVEIPEAGIDGGGHECAGSLKFVEGLSEQVLGSFADEVANLSKLNTK, from the coding sequence ATGATAAAAAGATGTTTAGAATGTAAAGGTAAAGGATATAAAGTAATAAGTTACAAGGAATGTGAAACCTGTAATGGTACAGGTGTTAAAAGTGAAGTGGACCTTAAAAAACACTTCAAAGGCGTAGCAACCAAAGCAGTGAAACACTTCCAGCTCGATGGGGAAGAAGAAGTTCCCTGTGATGTTTGTGGCGGTAAAGGTGAAGTAGAAGTCCATGAAACATGCCCTGTCTGCAACGGCAAAGGAGAAAAGAATGTTTGCAAAAAATGCGGCAAAGAAATAGATTCTGGCGACTTCTGTGACGGTTGTGAAGTTAAAGAAACAGTTTATGCCCTTCACCCATCCTGTGACATAGACGACCTTGAGGTTGGATCAAACTACAAAGGTAAAATCACACGAGTTGAAAACTACGGAGTCTTTGTAAGCCTCAGTAAAAAGGCATACGGTCTTCTCAGAATGAGATCACCTGGCTACAGAGTTGGTGATGAACTTTTTGTTAAGATAATTGAGATTAAAAGGGGTAAAGGCGAAGTAGACCTTACACAGTCCAATATCAAAGGTGGATATGAACTTGTAAACCTTAGAAAAAATGTACCAAGGGTTAAAATAGGTGATGTAACCACAAAATCTATGGGAAAAACAGTAAAACTTGTTGGTGAAATTGTTCAGATACAGCAGACCTCAGGACCCACCATATTCACGGTTTCTGATGAAACATCAACAACATGGGCAGCAGCCTTTGACGAACCTGGTGTAAGGGTTTATCCAAGCATAAACACCGGAGACATTGTGGAAATCATTGGAGAAGTTTCTCTTCATGGTGGAAAGATACAGATAGAATCTGAATCAGTAGAAGCGGTTGACGGAGACGAAGCTTCAGAGGCAAGAAGGCTTATAAATGAAGCAATAGACGAAAAAGCCAAGCCCGAGGACACAGAATTCTTGATTCAAAGTGAAACCCTTGAAAAACTCAAACCAAAAATGATGGCGGCTGCAAAAGCCATAAGAAGAGCAATCCTTGACGGTAGATCAGTTCTGGTAAGGCACCATGCAGATGCAGACGGAATATGTGCTGGAGTTGCCATTGAAAAGGCCGTTGTACCATTGTTAAAGGAAATCAACAACGACAGCGATGCAGAATGGCATTTCTTTAAAAGAGCACCAAGTAAAGCTCCTTTCTATGAGATAGAAGATGTTGTAAAGGATCTATCATTTTCCCTTGAAGATACAGAAAGACACGGCCAGAAACTTCCACTTTTAGTTTTACTGGACAACGGATCCACCGAAGAGGATATCCTTGCCATTATGCAGGTTAAAATCTACGATATTGAAGTAGTGGTTATAGATCACCACTTCCCCGGTGAAGTGAACGATGGAAAGGTTGCTGTAGATGAATACGTTGACACACACGTTAACCCATACCTTGTTGGTGGCGATTCACAGATAACAGCCGGTGCACTTGCAGTTGAAGTTGCAAAGATGATAAATCCTGAAGTTGAAGACAAACTGATGCATCTACCAGGTATTGCTGCAGTAGGTGACCATGCAAGGTCCACAGAGGCAAAAGCTTACATAAAACTTGCAGAAGAGAAAGGATACACTGAAGAAGACCTTGATAAAGTTGCAACATGCATAGACTTTGAAGCCTTTTTCTTGAGGTTCATGAATGGTAGAGGACTTATAGACACTATTCTCGGCCTTGGAAACAAGGAAAAACACGAAAAACTTGTGGATGCCCTTTACAATGAATCCCAAAAGAGGGTTGCAACCCAGATGAAGGCAGCTCTTCCAAACCTCAAAACCAAAGAACTTCCAAACGGACTGGTTTTCAGCATATTGGATGTTGAGAAATTTGCCCACAAGTTCACGTACCCTGCCCCGGGTAAAACATGCGGATTTGTGCACGATAACATAGTTCAAAGTTACGGTGAGCAGAGACCTATAATCACACTGGCATTTGGGCCTGACTTTTCAGTTATAAGGGCAACTGATGCTGTAAATGAGATGTACGGTTTCAACCTCAATAACATCGTATCAAAACTTGCAGTTGAAATTCCAGAAGCTGGTATAGATGGTGGAGGACACGAATGTGCGGGTTCCCTGAAATTTGTGGAAGGTTTGTCTGAACAGGTTTTAGGATCCTTTGCAGATGAAGTTGCAAATCTCAGTAAATTGAATACTAAATAA
- a CDS encoding desulfoferrodoxin, translated as MVERGQIYRCNVCGNIIEVIHVGGGSLNCCGNGMELLDDTPQETGAEKHIPIIEKTDKGVKVKVSTLKHPMEEKHFIEWISITTDGGVYRKFLKPGDAPEAEFEIEFNDVIKAREYCTVHGLWRSQSI; from the coding sequence ATGGTTGAAAGAGGACAAATTTACAGGTGCAATGTTTGTGGAAACATTATTGAAGTGATACATGTAGGGGGAGGAAGTTTAAATTGCTGTGGAAACGGTATGGAACTTCTGGATGACACACCACAGGAAACAGGGGCTGAAAAACATATCCCAATAATAGAAAAAACAGATAAAGGTGTTAAAGTTAAAGTCAGTACATTAAAACATCCAATGGAAGAAAAACACTTCATAGAATGGATTTCAATAACAACAGATGGTGGGGTATACAGGAAATTCCTCAAACCTGGTGATGCTCCTGAGGCTGAGTTTGAAATAGAATTTAATGACGTTATCAAAGCCAGGGAGTACTGTACTGTTCATGGGTTATGGCGATCCCAATCTATTTAA
- the rbr gene encoding rubrerythrin codes for MKKTLENLSKAFIGESQARNRYSFYSKIAKKEGYEQIAEIFLVTAENERQHAKWIFKLIQELREESSEDLDAVTVEAEAPLIMGDTVENLKAAIAGEHYENSQMYPEFADAADEEGYDIIAVRLRAIGRAEEHHEERYTKLLGEVEAGTVFKKEQEVKWLCRKCGYVHTGNEPIPKCPACGHSSKYFEILCETY; via the coding sequence ATGAAAAAAACGTTGGAAAACTTAAGCAAGGCATTCATTGGTGAAAGTCAGGCCAGGAATCGATACAGTTTTTATTCTAAAATCGCTAAGAAAGAAGGTTATGAACAGATAGCTGAAATATTCCTCGTAACGGCTGAAAATGAACGTCAACATGCTAAATGGATTTTTAAGTTGATACAAGAGCTTAGAGAGGAGTCCAGTGAAGATTTAGATGCTGTAACTGTGGAAGCAGAAGCACCTCTAATAATGGGTGACACGGTTGAGAACCTCAAAGCAGCAATAGCTGGTGAACACTACGAAAACAGCCAGATGTATCCTGAATTTGCAGATGCTGCTGATGAAGAAGGGTACGATATTATAGCTGTCAGGCTGCGCGCAATCGGACGTGCAGAGGAACATCATGAAGAACGCTACACAAAACTTTTAGGTGAAGTTGAGGCAGGAACAGTGTTCAAAAAAGAGCAGGAAGTTAAATGGCTCTGCCGTAAATGTGGATACGTTCATACAGGAAATGAACCGATACCAAAATGTCCTGCATGCGGCCATTCAAGCAAATACTTCGAAATTCTTTGTGAAACTTACTGA
- a CDS encoding ArsR/SmtB family transcription factor has translation MVICTVIHMKENDICEIECIHEEAVKQAKSNMMDESVLLEVSETFKIFGDLTRLKILQALYHKELCVCDLAAVLDANQSTISHQLRLLRNKNLVKFRKEGKVAYYSLADEHVVKIMEIGVEHVTE, from the coding sequence ATGGTCATATGTACTGTTATACATATGAAAGAAAATGATATTTGTGAAATTGAATGTATCCATGAAGAAGCAGTGAAACAAGCTAAATCTAATATGATGGATGAAAGTGTCCTCTTAGAAGTATCAGAGACTTTTAAGATATTCGGTGACCTTACAAGACTTAAAATTTTACAAGCTTTATATCACAAAGAGTTATGTGTGTGTGATTTAGCTGCAGTGCTTGATGCGAATCAATCAACAATATCTCACCAATTACGTTTATTAAGGAATAAAAATTTGGTTAAATTCCGAAAAGAAGGTAAAGTAGCTTATTATTCCCTTGCAGATGAACACGTAGTAAAAATAATGGAGATTGGAGTCGAACATGTCACAGAATAA
- a CDS encoding heavy metal translocating P-type ATPase, producing MSQNNNKTEETTVDTCKYCDANLFEEKEEEENKIKPSYIIGISAIILAVGLYLNFFAGKKLFAEILFLAVAVISGYEIIPNGIKKLFQGKFNISFLITIAAAGAFIIGEGAEGAAVIFLFFIAEYLEDYAGERARRSVGALIKLTPQNAVVKRDGKNIELHAHAVDINEIVVVKPGDKIPLDGIVVNGTSSVNQAAITGESIPETKKEGDTVFAGTLNEEGYLEVRVTKKSNETVLSKIIALVKASQQKKSKTEAFIDRFSNYYTPAVIGLAIIVATVPPFIFGLNFDTWFYRALVLLVVSCPCALAMSTPVSIVSGITAGTNNGVLIKGGEYVEAMQKIKTMVFDKTGTLTEGKLEVTDIISLNNYSEKEILQIAGSLESKSKHPLAEAVIQCIEKSDMDLKEVDNFESITGKGVKGLINEKMFYIGKRSLFKGSPDLPDDLIRKHENEGKTIVIIGNDEHIIGLISLMDKIRPLSRSTIQELKESNIKTVMLTGDNEGTAKAVSSKIGIDNYYAGLLPEDKVRIINELLENGEQVAMVGDGVNDAPALAVSNVGIAMGTAGSDVAIETADIALMHDDISKVNYLINLSKKTMSVVKQNVSVSILVKGSFAFFAVLGFVSLWMAVAFGDMGLTLAVILNALRIGSAD from the coding sequence ATGTCACAGAATAACAATAAAACCGAAGAAACCACTGTAGATACATGTAAATATTGTGATGCAAACTTATTTGAGGAAAAAGAAGAGGAAGAGAACAAAATCAAACCAAGTTATATTATAGGAATATCAGCTATAATCTTAGCTGTTGGTTTGTATCTTAACTTCTTTGCAGGCAAAAAATTATTTGCAGAAATCCTTTTTCTTGCAGTTGCAGTAATTTCAGGATATGAAATAATACCAAATGGAATAAAAAAGCTTTTTCAAGGAAAATTTAATATAAGTTTTTTAATTACCATTGCTGCTGCAGGGGCATTCATAATAGGTGAAGGAGCTGAAGGTGCAGCAGTAATATTTCTATTCTTTATTGCAGAGTATTTAGAAGACTATGCTGGAGAAAGAGCCAGAAGGTCAGTTGGAGCGTTAATAAAGCTCACCCCACAAAACGCAGTGGTCAAAAGAGATGGTAAAAATATTGAATTACATGCTCATGCAGTTGATATAAATGAAATTGTGGTTGTTAAGCCTGGAGATAAAATTCCATTAGATGGAATTGTAGTTAACGGTACTTCATCAGTAAATCAAGCTGCAATAACTGGTGAAAGTATACCTGAAACGAAAAAAGAAGGAGACACAGTTTTTGCAGGTACCTTAAATGAAGAAGGTTATCTTGAAGTAAGAGTAACAAAAAAATCAAATGAAACAGTATTATCTAAAATTATAGCGCTTGTTAAAGCATCCCAACAAAAGAAATCAAAAACTGAAGCATTTATAGACAGATTCTCCAATTATTACACTCCTGCAGTAATAGGACTTGCAATAATAGTAGCGACAGTACCACCATTTATTTTTGGCTTAAATTTTGACACATGGTTTTACAGAGCTTTAGTATTGCTTGTAGTATCTTGTCCATGTGCATTAGCCATGTCAACTCCGGTTTCCATAGTTTCAGGAATAACAGCAGGTACAAACAATGGTGTGTTAATTAAAGGCGGGGAATACGTTGAAGCAATGCAAAAAATCAAAACAATGGTTTTTGATAAAACTGGAACACTTACAGAAGGAAAATTAGAAGTAACAGACATTATATCATTAAATAACTATTCTGAAAAAGAAATTCTTCAGATAGCGGGTTCACTGGAATCAAAATCCAAACATCCTCTTGCTGAAGCAGTTATACAATGCATTGAAAAATCAGATATGGACCTAAAAGAAGTAGATAATTTTGAATCTATTACTGGAAAAGGTGTTAAAGGATTAATTAATGAAAAAATGTTTTACATCGGTAAAAGAAGCCTTTTTAAAGGTAGCCCTGATTTACCAGATGACCTCATACGGAAGCATGAAAATGAAGGTAAAACTATTGTTATTATCGGTAATGATGAACATATTATTGGATTGATAAGTTTAATGGATAAAATACGCCCACTTTCAAGAAGCACAATTCAGGAACTTAAAGAAAGCAATATTAAAACCGTAATGCTTACTGGTGATAATGAAGGCACAGCAAAAGCAGTATCATCTAAAATAGGTATTGACAATTATTATGCTGGTCTTTTACCTGAAGATAAGGTTAGAATAATTAATGAGTTACTTGAAAATGGGGAACAAGTTGCTATGGTTGGTGATGGTGTAAATGATGCTCCTGCACTTGCAGTATCCAATGTAGGTATTGCAATGGGCACTGCTGGTTCAGATGTGGCAATAGAAACCGCAGATATAGCTTTAATGCATGATGACATTTCCAAAGTTAATTATCTGATCAATTTAAGCAAAAAAACCATGTCTGTTGTTAAACAAAATGTTTCAGTATCCATTTTAGTTAAAGGGTCCTTCGCATTCTTCGCAGTGCTTGGATTTGTTTCATTATGGATGGCTGTAGCATTTGGAGATATGGGATTAACCCTTGCAGTAATCTTAAACGCTTTAAGAATAGGGAGCGCAGATTAA
- a CDS encoding DUF4326 domain-containing protein, with product MTIKVRNLNTWKGEEGEFVEYVGKGSVLENPYTKGCKRKLNDQYKEYLKGLPVDSPQWQRIDDLKKLHEEGKNLNLLCSCYPDPCHSNIISDAITGRIKPKKIKPKKI from the coding sequence ATGACAATAAAGGTAAGAAATTTAAATACGTGGAAAGGTGAAGAAGGTGAATTTGTTGAGTATGTGGGTAAAGGATCCGTACTTGAAAACCCATACACCAAAGGCTGCAAAAGGAAGCTAAATGATCAATATAAGGAATATTTAAAGGGTCTTCCTGTGGATAGCCCCCAGTGGCAAAGAATTGACGACTTGAAGAAGCTGCATGAAGAAGGAAAAAACCTAAATTTACTTTGTTCTTGTTATCCTGACCCCTGCCACTCAAATATTATCAGTGATGCTATAACCGGGCGCATAAAACCTAAAAAGATAAAACCTAAAAAAATCTGA
- a CDS encoding uracil-DNA glycosylase family protein has product MAIRAQQIKNKWVKEHSKEFLKPTLEIVDPKIIITLGKPAYDSVADIYGLNKDKMSKLIKKNPIKLSNDRILFAMYHCSPLGCINRKWELQKQDWIKIKEYLN; this is encoded by the coding sequence ATGGCAATAAGAGCGCAACAAATTAAAAATAAATGGGTTAAAGAACATTCAAAAGAATTTTTAAAACCAACACTGGAGATTGTAGACCCTAAAATCATCATAACCCTTGGAAAACCTGCTTATGATTCTGTTGCTGACATTTATGGACTTAACAAAGACAAAATGAGTAAATTAATTAAAAAAAATCCCATTAAACTTTCCAATGACAGAATTCTTTTTGCAATGTATCACTGCAGCCCTCTAGGATGTATAAACCGAAAATGGGAACTACAAAAGCAGGACTGGATAAAAATCAAAGAGTATCTAAACTAA